In Acanthochromis polyacanthus isolate Apoly-LR-REF ecotype Palm Island chromosome 18, KAUST_Apoly_ChrSc, whole genome shotgun sequence, the following proteins share a genomic window:
- the prrc2b gene encoding protein PRRC2B isoform X2 codes for MSDRLGQITKSKDGKSKYSSLSLFDKYKGKSIETQKNTVVPRHGLQSLGKVATARRMPPPAHLPSLKSENKGNDPNVIIVPKDGTGWANKQEQPDQKSSIASIPQLPELQPQLALQKSVSNLQKPSPVANQENTNTGGPKQWAQLNGKAVEQDGSRASNRLQPFSHEEFPTLKAAGEQDRAGKERSGFDPSYGPGPSLRPQNVTSWREGGGRNLQPSSLTLGLPADPEGKLTALGETGSPPASSHPSSATGTTSSSVVTAQSPGTDPKEPSLRPAQPVRRTTVPTALQYQLHHTSTAVYHDMLPAFMCSKETREAPGTDPVPTTVAAPARFDSKPTLRQSYAKPELVNGDARRENRFVRAPPRLSSQPIRRPGERPVRPAIINPEDLKDLDDLDNECEDGWAGLHEEVDYSEKLKFSDDEEEHSSSDKNKIWAEWERERESQRDCQSSLSSGEASYPQDGPEESYSYQHHHLEPPRKANGRYLPTDTQAQQKNQGEPLADQDDHQRQTQAQAPARAKYVSPELSEAVERARRRREEEERRAREERLAACAEKLKKLDEKFGKTERQMSRTEDGQKEGEGKEVPLSPNREHNKGHHENWQYSTKDGSECPPDSSPGHSYREEPAFSAYRGSEDDGQEPSSPSGDYSGRHPSKPMPPRFQKQPQHHQQQEQVFKMQHWQQSGHPAPSGSSHAQRSYYPPHVLGFDPRWMMMPPFMDPRMTQGRSPVDYYPGAVHSSGMVKPIMHQDHLNSPGSDEGCHPNLHQERRAPSTEPYPMWNQDGYPLRSFTPPYQRQHESSDSGQPDDRSDMASSQHDSYEERTNEGLTHTQDDLPHHAYQSRGSDREHQHHDQGLLTTAQNLSQNHSECEYPKQDSRDKHLKDGLESHDDTLDGAKDSWKREIGQKQDGGLNSAQSQWSEASSSSSSSVSQPSETSGRTLTRRTGPIKKPVLKALKVEDKENEKPKPEPEEKPVPYRLEKEVLTNVYDLKKDNQPASSRRSASPVVEKQPEERQRQSPAPTKTDRPLSTHIDDSPKDNSWCSGKSQSPRDNQENREPQAPRRNNWIFIDEEQAFGAVRGAGRGRSRSFREFSSRGGTRGGRSGDNLRGAYNNNNSSGAQRAGRGRATPRDLIKVEEFQRGKPRRRNVSETLSEASEYEELPKRRRQKGSENGESYTETGDVRKADRDSWRSNKVYTDDQAASDSREKTKVSRGFGGRVLPPRLNTTGSYSRSFGGSRDISTWRGRGPQFSSNSSGSMQENGYGPGTETTYSRRPPVERDTLKYTPKFTGSFMENGTEDREGEYYFDNDNPDRQMLRRRRPPRQDKPPRFRRLRQEREPGSNQWTSDEYINGDFANPWPSRSKSSGDDNWPSGHYSGRSSQHGQTEEWETGSDNSDFGDWREKRGGSGGVVPQGHGDIPSDSGHSEPGSGEKRELSKRSFSSQRPLVERQNRKGEPSLLEASKMARAPDNPPTSSSNRSDSWQNGGTSCKSRSPDEPGPVYSLEQPPEDREPSEASGKKLDKELKPGAVKTDIAEPLSQYELSSYPIDGDAGGPGPNPDGYQDALSKKQRRPQEDERRRKEQGAAVPVKNRTIASKIPPRFAKKQGSMSLEQPEEVISSNNLGTEIWETNSSALSVQSSGGDSWTKQVSYTGSEPNSEDSDAGPEQSKEQHKPGPIGNERSLKHRKGSEGVDRLEGGPITPVNGVDLHVDTVLPVPPIEFGVSAKDSDFSLPPGSTPVPVSNPVNKLQDALTTNTALNQSIPMLRSNHLQPGINLNPISFPSADLTLKMESARKAWENSQSLPEQGSPGGGASGTQPPCSAGSSTGVSYSSFGGVSMPPMPVASVAPSMSMQGSHIPPLYLDGHVFPSQPRLVPPTMTQQQTYQQAAAAQQIPISLHTSLQAQAQLGLRGGLPVSQSQEMFNSIPPFRSQVYMHPNLSTPSPMVLSGGAPLKGPYSAFPGMQPSDMVKPQSGSHYQPMNGSQQLVYDSQMNQGPGISSSQLMDSQLIQVTMPLPGSQLRYGSAQQHLILPQSIQLQQGQNLSVGAPRRMLPPGSQPAVMTGSREGSQMEMKGFQFSEKPSHSPGISGGSYRPGSASPSGKSSGPVGPLPTHFTQQVPPAQGSMVMHMRPPTTGPFPTPIQRPVMQVNKPVIIRSPPYPNPGRDPPHSTPPSAPEPPVKGPEDGMKNKTMREVRKTVGEGKSPPGGMTSKLQEPLPSAGQAKPARTGAIKPQAVKVEEGKA; via the exons ATGTCCGATCGTTTGGGGCAAATAACCAAGTCCAAGGATGGGAAAAGCAAGTATTCCTCACTCAGCCTGTTTGACAAGTACAAGGGAAAATCAATAGAAACTCAGAAAAACACAG TAGTTCCGCGACATGGCTTACAGAGTCTTGGCAAAGTGGCCACAGCCCGGCGCATGCCCCCACCTGCTCACCTACCGAGCTTGAAGtctgaaaacaaaggaaacgaTCCCAACGTGATTATAGTGCCCAAAGACGGTACAGGATGGGCGAACAAGCAGGAACAACCCGATCAAAAGAG TTCTATTGCATCAATACCACAGCTGCCGGAGTTGCAGCCACAGCTGGCTTTACAGAAGTCTGTCTCCAATCTTCAGAAGCCCTCACCGGTAGCCAACCAGGAG aacacaaacacaggtgGACCAAAGCAATGGGCCCAGCTAAATGGAAAGGCAGTAGAGCAAGATG GTTCAAGGGCCTCAAACCGACTTCAGCCCTTCTCTCACGAGGAATTTCCCACGCTGAAAGCAGCTGGAGAACAGGACAGGGCTGGCAAGGAAAGAAGCGGCTTCGATCCGTCGTATGGGCCCGGACCAAGCCTCCGCCCCCAGA ATGTGACGAGCTGGAGGGAAGGTGGTGGCAGGAACCTTCAGCCCTCGTCCCTGACCCTCGGCCTGCCAGCAGATCCTGAGGGTAAACTCACTGCCCTGGGTGAGACTGGCAGCCCTCCAGCCTCATCTCACCCTTCCTCTGCCACCGGCACCACCTCTTCTAGTGTAGTGACAGCTCAGTCACCAGGCACTGACCCCAAGGAGCCTTCACTGCGACCCGCCCAGCCTGTCCGCAGAACAACCGTCCCTACTGCCCTGCAGTACCAGCTTCACCACACTTCAACTGCTGTCTACCACGACATGTTGCCTGCGTTT ATGTGCTCTAAAGAGACACGTGAGGCCCCAGGTACCGACCCTGTTCCTACCACCGTAGCAGCCCCCGCCCGATTTGACAGCAAACCCACTTTAAGGCAGAGCTATGCCAAACCTGAACTTGTCAA TGGTGATGCAAGACGAGAGAACCGCTTTGTCCGTGCTCCGCCTCGGCTCTCTTCTCAGCCCATCCGGAGGCCTGGTGAAAGACCGGTTCGCCCAGCCATTATTAATCCAGAAGATTTGAAGGATCTGGATGATCTTGACAATGAGTGCGAGGATGGATGGGCTG gactTCATGAGGAAGTTGATTATAGCGAGAAGCTCAAGTTCAGTGATGACGAAGAAGAGCACTCCTCCAGTGATAAAAACAAGATTTG GGCTGagtgggagagggagagagagagccagCGGGACTGCCAATCCTCTCTAAGTTCAGGGGAGGCGTCTTACCCCCAGGACGGCCCTGAGGAGAGTTATTCCTACCAACATCACCACCTTGAGCCTCCCAGGAAGGCCAATGGCAGATATCTCCCCACGGACACCCAG GCCCAGCAGAAAAACCAAGGTGAGCCGCTTGCTGACCAGGATGATCACCAGCGGCAGACTCAGGCTCAGGCTCCAGCGAGAGCAAAGTATGTGTCGCCCGAGCTGTCTGAGGCAGTTGAGCGAGCCCGCAGACGgcgggaggaggaagagaggcgTGCCCGTGAGGAAAGGCTGGCTGCATGTGCAGAAAAACTCAAAAAGCTGGATGAGAAGTTTGGGAAGACTGAAAGGCAGATGTCTAGGACAGAGGATGGCCAAAAAGAGGGAGAGGGCAAAGAagtccctctgtctccaaacaGGGAACACAATAAAGGCCACCATGAGAACTGGCAGTACAGCACAAAAG ATGGAAGTGAGTGTCCCCCAGACAGCTCACCCGGCCACAGTTATCGTGAAGAGCCTGCCTTCTCTGCGTATCGTGGCAGTGAGGATGATGGCCAGGAGCCTTCCTCCCCCTCAGGAGACTACAGTGGACGTCATCCCTCTAAACCAATGCCACCCCGCTTTCAGAAACAACCGCAGCACCACCAGCAACAG GAACAAGTTTTCAAGATGCAGCATTGGCAGCAGTCAGGTCACCCTGCTCCATCGGGTTCAAGCCACGCCCAGCGGAGCTACTATCCCCCACATGTCCTCGGGTTCGATCCCCGCTGGATGATGATGCCGCCTTTCATGGATCCCCGCATGACCCAAGGACGGTCTCCTGTCGACTACTATCCTGGTGCTGTTCACTCTTCAG GAATGGTAAAACCTATCATGCATCAAGATCACTTGAACAGTCCTGGTTCTGATGAGGGATGCCATCCTAACCTGCACCAGGAGAGACGAGCACCTTCTACAGAGCCTTACCCTATGTGGAACCAAGATGGCTACCCTTTACGCAGCTTCACTCCACCTTACCAGAGGCAGCACGAAAGCTCGGATAGTGGCCAGCCTGATGACAG GAGTGATATGGCCTCTTCCCAACATGACTCCTATGAAGAGAGGACCAATGAGGGTTTGACCCACACTCAAGATGATCTTCCCCATCATGCTTATCAGAGCCGAGGATCAGACAGAGAACACCAGCACCATGACCAAGGCTTGCTCACCACTGCTCAAAACCTATCCCAGAATCATTCAGAGTGTGAATACCCAAAACAAGACTCTCGAGACAAGCATCTGAAGGATGGCCTTGAATCTCACGATGACACTTTAGATGGCGCCAAGGACAGCTGGAAAAGAGAAATTGGCCAGAAACAAGATGGAGGTCTCAACAGTGCCCAAAGCCAGTGGTCTGAGGCCAGTTCTAGTTCCAGTAGTAGTGTCAGCCAGCCATCTGAGACCAGTGGACGGACCTTGACCCGCAGAACTGGGCCCATCAAGAAACCAGTTCTTAAGGCTTTGAAAGTGGAAGATAAGGAGAATGAAAAGCCCAAACCGGAGCCTGAGGAAAAACCTGTTCCCTACCGCTTGGAGAAGGAAGTCCTTACTAATGTTTATGACTTGAAGAAAGATAACCAGCCTGCCAGCAGCAGACGTTCAGCATCACCTGTTGTTGAGAAACAGCCGGAAGAGAGGCAGCGCCAGTCACCAGCTCCCACCAAGACAGACAGACCTCTCAGCACCCACATTGATGATTCTCCCAAGGACAACTCCTGGTGCAGTGGTAAAAGCCAGTCACCTCGAGATAACCAGGAAAACCGGGAACCCCAGGCACCACGGCGCAATAACTGGATCTTCATCGATGAAGAGCAGGCCTTTGGTGCAGTCAGGGGAGCAGGTAGAGGCCGCAGTCGAAGCTTCAGAGAGTTTAGCTCTAGAGGTGGAACCCGTGGTGGCCGAAGTGGTGATAATCTCAGAGGGGCgtataacaacaataacagcagtGGTGCTCAGCGTGCAGGCAGAGGTCGAGCAACACCCAGGGACCTCATCAAAGTTGAGGAGTTCCAAAGGGGCAAGCCCCGTAGGAGAAATGTTAGTGAGACCTTGAGTGAAGCCTCTGAATATGAGGAACTTCCTAAGAGGCGCCGGCAGAAGGGATCTGAAAATGGAGAAAGTTACACAGAGACCGGAGATGTCCGTAAAGCTGATAGGGACTCTTGGAGGTCCAACAAGGTCTACACGGATGACCAGGCCGCCTCAGATTCCCGAGAAAAGACCAAGGTCAGCAGGGGCTTTGGAGGTCGCGTGCTGCCTCCCAGACTGAACACCACTGGTAGCTACAGTCGAAGCTTTGGAGGATCCAGGGACATTTCCACATGGAGGGGCCGTGGGCCCCAgttcagcagcaacagcagtggTTCCATGCAAGAAAACGGTTATGGTCCTGGAACTGAGACGACTTACTCCCGCAGACCTCCAGTTGAACGTGACACTCTCAAGTACACTCCTAAATTTACTGGCTCCTTCATGGAAAATGGCACAGAAGACCGTGAAGGGGAATATTACTTTGATAATGACAACCCTGACAGACAGATGTTAAGGAGACGGCGTCCTCCACGTCAAGACAAGCCTCCACGTTTCCGTCGTCTACGACAGGAACGTGAGCCTGGATCAAACCAGTGGACAAGTGATGAGTACATAAATGGAGATTTTGCAAATCCCTGGCCAAGTCGCTCCAAAAGCAGCGGAGATGACAACTGGCCCAGTGGCCACTACTCTGGACGTTCCAGCCAACACGGTCAGACAGAGGAATGGGAGACGGGATCTGACAACAGCGACTTTGGTGACTGGAGAGAGAAGCGAGGCGGAAGTGGAGGTGTGGTTCCACAGGGACATGGTGACATTCCCTCAGACTCTGGCCATAGTGAACCAGGCTCTGGTGAGAAGAGGGAACTTTCCAAGAGAAGCTTCTCCAGTCAGAGACCATTGGTGGAACGGCAGAACAGGAAAGGAGAGCCATCACTGCTGGAAGCAAGCAAGATGGCACGTGCACCTGATAAtcctcccacctcctcctctaaCAGAAGTGACAGTTGGCAGAATGGAGGGACTTCTTGTAAGAG CAGGAGTCCAGATGAGCCGGGTCCAGTCTATAGCTTAGAGCAGCCACCAGAGGATAGAGAGCCCAGTGAGGCCTCAGGGAAGAAATTAGACAAGGAGCTGAAGCCAGGAGCTGTGAAGACAGATATTGCTGAACCTCTTTCCCAGTATGAGCTCAGCAGCTACCCAA TTGATGGAGACGCAGGGGGACCAGGCCCGAATCCAGATGGATACCAGGATGCCTTGTCCAAAAAGCAAAGACGCCCACAGGAAgacgagaggaggaggaaagaacaGGGAGCTGCT GTTCCAGTGAAGAACAGAACAATTGCATCCAAGATACCACCACGCTTTGCCAAAAAGCAGGGAAGCATGAGCCTGGAACAACCAGAGGAAGTAATTTCTTCTAACAATCTGGGAACTGAAATCTGGGAGACCAACAGCTCAG CTCTTTCAGTGCAGTCTTCAGGGGGAGACTCATGGACGAAGCAGGTGTCTTACACTGGAAGTGAACCCAACTCTGAG GACTCTGATGCTGGCCCAGAACAGAGTAAAGAACAGCACAAACCAGGGCCCATTGGAAATGAACGGTCCCTAAAGCACCGGAAGGGTTCAGAAGGTGTTGATCGGCTGGAAGGAGGCCCGATCACACCAGTCAATGGTGTGGATCTCCATGTGGACACTGTCCTGCCTGTGCCTCCTATCGAGTTTGGTGTCAGCGCCAAAGACTCTGATTTCAGCCTGCCACCAGGTTCTACCCCAGTGCCAGTGTCCAATCCTGTTAACAAGCTTCAGGATGCACTTACTACCAAC ACGGCTCTCAATCAAAGTATCCCCATGCTGCGTTCCAACCACCTGCAGCCTGGCATTAACCTCAATCCTATCTCCTTCCCCAGTGCTGACCTCACCCTTAAG ATGGAATCGGCACGCAAGGCCTGGGAAAACTCCCAGTCTCTCCCTGAGCAGGGCTCTCCTGGTGGAGGTGCATCAGGCACTCAGCCTCCCTGCAGCGCTGGCTCATCCACTGGAGTCAGCTATAGTTCTTTCGGAGGGGTCTCCATGCCCCCAATGCCTGTTGCATCAGTAGCTCCTTCCATGTCCATGCAAG GTAGTCATATTCCTCCATTGTATCTGGATGGTCATGTCTTTCCAAGCCAGCCACGCCTCGTACCTCCCACCATGACCCAGCAGCAGACCTACCAACAG GCGGCTGCAGCCCAGCAGATTCCCATCTCTCTTCACACATCTCTTCAGGCTCAGGCTCAGTTGGGGCTTCGTGGAggtctgcctgtctctcagtCCCAAGAGATGTTCAACTCCATCCCCCCCTTCAG GTCCCAGGTTTACATGCACCCCAACCTGTCAACGCCCAGCCCCATGGTGCTCTCAGGTGGAGCCCCTCTCAAGGGACCCTACTCCGCTTTCCCTGGCATGCAGCCATCAGACATGGTTAAGCCACAGTCAGGCTCACACTATCAGCCTATGAATGGCAGCCAGCAGCTGGTCTATGACAGCCAGATGAACCAGGGGCCTGGTATAAGTTCTTCACAATTAATGGACTCTCAGCTCATCCAG GTGACTATGCCGCTGCCTGGCTCTCAGCTGCGCTATGGCTCAGCTCAGCAACATCTcatcctcccacagtccatcCAACTGCAACAGGGTCAGAACTTGTCAGTGGGAGCCCCACGCCGAATGCTCCCACCGGGCTCTCAGCCTGCTGTCATGACTGGCAGCAGAGAG GGCTCACAGATGGAAATGAAAGGTTTCCAGTTCTCTGAGAAGCCCAGTCATTCCCCAGGCATATCCGGAGGTTCCTACAG GCCTGGGTCTGCCAGCCCCAGTGGAAAGTCCTCTGGTCCTGTAGGTCCTCTGCCCACACATTTTACTCAGCAG GTCCCACCTGCTCAAGGCAGCATGGTGATGCACATGCGCCCCCCCACCACAGGCCCTTTCCCCACCCCCATCCAGAGACCTGTCATGCAGGTCAACAAGCCTGTCATCATCCGTTCCCCCCCTTACCCCAACCCCGGCCGCGACCCTCCCCACTCCACCCCTCCTTCGGCCCCCGAGCCCCCAGTTAAAGGGCCAGAGGATGGCATGAAG